The following are from one region of the Escherichia sp. E4742 genome:
- the asnC gene encoding transcriptional regulator AsnC encodes MENYLIDNLDRGILEALMGNARTAYAELAKQFGVSPGTIHVRVEKMKQAGIITGARIDVSPKQLGYDVGCFIGIILKSAKDYPSALAKLESLDEVTEAYYTTGHYSIFIKVMCRSIDALQHVLINKIQTIDEIQSTETLIVLQNPIMRTIKP; translated from the coding sequence ATGGAAAATTATCTGATCGACAATCTGGACCGCGGCATCCTGGAAGCATTAATGGGTAATGCACGCACCGCTTACGCCGAACTGGCGAAACAATTTGGTGTCAGTCCGGGGACGATTCACGTTCGTGTAGAGAAAATGAAGCAGGCGGGGATCATTACCGGCGCCCGTATCGACGTCAGCCCAAAACAGCTCGGTTATGACGTAGGCTGTTTTATCGGCATTATCCTGAAGAGCGCAAAAGACTATCCTTCCGCGCTGGCAAAGCTGGAAAGTCTCGACGAAGTCACCGAAGCCTATTACACCACCGGCCACTACAGCATCTTTATAAAAGTAATGTGCCGCTCGATCGACGCCCTCCAGCATGTACTTATCAACAAGATCCAAACAATTGATGAAATTCAGTCCACCGAGACACTGATCGTCCTGCAGAACCCGATCATGCGCACCATCAAGCCATGA
- the atpA gene encoding F0F1 ATP synthase subunit alpha, whose protein sequence is MQLNSTEISELIKQRIAQFNVVSEAHNEGTIVSVSDGVIRIHGLADCMQGEMISLPGNRYAIALNLERDSVGAVVMGPYADLAEGMKVKCTGRILEVPVGRGLLGRVVNTLGAPIDGKGPLDHDGFSAVEAIAPGVIERQSVDQPVQTGYKAVDSMIPIGRGQRELIIGDRQTGKTALAIDAIINQRDSGIKCIYVAIGQKASTISNVVRKLEEHGALANTIVVVATASESAALQYLAPYAGCAMGEYFRDRGEDALIIYDDLSKQAVAYRQISLLLRRPPGREAFPGDVFYLHSRLLERAARVNAEYVEAFTKGEVKGKTGSLTALPIIETQAGDVSAFVPTNVISITDGQIFLETNLFNAGIRPAVNPGISVSRVGGAAQTKIMKKLSGGIRTALAQYRELAAFSQFASDLDDATRKQLDHGQKVTELLKQKQYAPMSVAQQSLVLFAAERGYLADVELSKIGSFEAALLAYVDRDHAPLMQEINQTGGYNDEIEGKLKGILDSFKATQSW, encoded by the coding sequence ATGCAACTGAATTCCACCGAAATCAGCGAACTGATCAAGCAGCGCATTGCTCAGTTCAATGTTGTGAGTGAAGCTCACAACGAAGGTACTATTGTTTCTGTAAGTGACGGTGTTATCCGCATTCACGGCCTGGCCGATTGTATGCAGGGTGAAATGATCTCCCTGCCGGGTAACCGTTACGCTATCGCACTGAACCTCGAGCGCGACTCTGTAGGTGCGGTTGTTATGGGTCCGTACGCTGACCTTGCCGAAGGCATGAAAGTTAAGTGTACTGGCCGTATCCTGGAAGTTCCGGTTGGCCGTGGCCTGCTGGGCCGTGTGGTTAACACTCTGGGTGCACCAATCGACGGTAAAGGTCCGCTGGATCATGACGGCTTCTCTGCTGTAGAAGCAATCGCTCCGGGCGTTATCGAACGTCAGTCCGTAGATCAGCCGGTACAGACCGGTTATAAAGCCGTTGACTCCATGATCCCAATCGGTCGTGGTCAGCGTGAATTGATCATCGGTGACCGTCAGACTGGTAAAACCGCACTGGCTATTGATGCCATCATCAACCAGCGCGATTCCGGTATCAAATGTATCTATGTCGCTATCGGCCAGAAAGCGTCCACCATTTCTAACGTGGTACGTAAACTGGAAGAGCACGGCGCACTGGCTAACACCATCGTTGTGGTAGCAACCGCGTCTGAATCCGCTGCACTGCAATACCTGGCACCGTACGCTGGTTGCGCAATGGGCGAATACTTCCGTGACCGCGGTGAAGATGCGCTGATCATTTACGATGACCTGTCTAAACAGGCTGTTGCTTACCGTCAGATCTCCCTGCTGCTCCGTCGTCCGCCAGGACGTGAAGCATTCCCGGGCGACGTATTCTACCTCCACTCTCGTCTGCTGGAGCGTGCTGCGCGTGTTAACGCCGAATACGTTGAAGCCTTCACCAAAGGTGAAGTGAAAGGGAAAACCGGTTCTCTGACCGCACTGCCGATTATCGAAACTCAGGCGGGTGACGTTTCTGCGTTCGTTCCGACCAACGTAATCTCCATTACCGATGGTCAGATCTTCCTGGAAACCAACCTGTTCAACGCCGGTATTCGTCCTGCGGTTAACCCGGGTATCTCCGTATCCCGTGTTGGTGGTGCAGCACAGACCAAGATCATGAAAAAACTGTCCGGTGGTATCCGTACCGCTCTGGCACAGTATCGTGAACTGGCAGCGTTCTCTCAGTTTGCATCCGACCTTGACGATGCAACTCGTAAGCAGCTTGACCACGGTCAGAAAGTGACCGAACTGCTGAAACAGAAACAGTATGCGCCGATGTCTGTTGCGCAACAGTCTCTGGTTCTGTTCGCAGCAGAACGTGGTTACCTGGCGGATGTTGAACTGTCGAAAATCGGCAGCTTCGAAGCCGCGCTGCTGGCTTACGTCGACCGTGATCACGCTCCGTTGATGCAAGAGATCAACCAGACCGGTGGCTACAACGACGAAATCGAAGGCAAGCTGAAAGGCATCCTCGATTCCTTCAAAGCAACCCAATCCTGGTAA
- the atpF gene encoding F0F1 ATP synthase subunit B: protein MNLNATILGQAIAFVLFVLFCMKYVWPPLMAAIEKRQKEIADGLASAERAHKDLDLAKASATDQLKKAKAEAQVIIEQANKRRSQILDEAKAEAEQERTKIVAQAQAEIEAERKRAREELRKQVAILAVAGAEKIIERSVDEAANSDIVDKLVAEL, encoded by the coding sequence GTGAATCTTAACGCAACAATCCTCGGCCAGGCCATCGCGTTTGTCCTGTTCGTTCTGTTCTGCATGAAGTACGTATGGCCGCCATTAATGGCAGCCATCGAAAAACGTCAAAAAGAAATTGCTGACGGCCTTGCTTCTGCAGAACGAGCACATAAGGACCTTGACCTTGCAAAGGCCAGCGCGACCGACCAGCTGAAAAAAGCGAAAGCGGAAGCCCAGGTAATCATCGAGCAGGCGAACAAACGCCGCTCGCAGATTCTGGACGAAGCGAAAGCTGAGGCAGAACAGGAACGTACTAAAATCGTGGCCCAGGCGCAGGCGGAAATTGAAGCCGAGCGTAAACGTGCCCGTGAAGAGCTGCGTAAGCAAGTTGCTATCCTGGCTGTTGCTGGCGCCGAGAAGATCATCGAACGTTCCGTGGATGAAGCTGCTAACAGCGACATCGTGGATAAACTTGTCGCTGAACTGTAA
- the mioC gene encoding FMN-binding protein MioC, translating to MADITLISGSTLGGAEYVAEHLAEKLEEAGFTTETLHGPLLEDLSASGIWLVISSTHGAGDIPDNLSPLYEALQEQKPDLSAVRFGAIGIGSREYDTFCGAIDKLEAELKNSGAKQTGETLKINILDHDIPEDPAEEWLGSWINLLK from the coding sequence ATGGCAGATATCACTCTTATCAGCGGCAGCACCCTGGGCGGTGCCGAATATGTAGCAGAACACCTGGCTGAAAAGCTGGAAGAGGCGGGTTTTACCACCGAAACGCTGCACGGCCCGCTGTTAGAAGATTTATCTGCCTCTGGGATCTGGCTGGTTATCAGCTCAACCCACGGTGCCGGAGACATTCCGGACAACCTTTCTCCTTTATATGAAGCTTTACAGGAACAAAAACCCGATCTTTCTGCGGTACGCTTTGGCGCAATCGGTATTGGTAGTCGTGAATACGACACTTTTTGTGGTGCGATCGATAAACTCGAGGCAGAACTCAAAAATTCCGGGGCAAAACAGACAGGCGAAACACTGAAGATCAACATCCTTGATCACGACATTCCGGAAGATCCGGCAGAAGAATGGCTGGGATCTTGGATTAATTTACTCAAATAA
- the mnmG gene encoding tRNA uridine-5-carboxymethylaminomethyl(34) synthesis enzyme MnmG encodes MFYPDPFDVIIIGGGHAGTEAAMAAARMGQQTLLLTHNIDTLGQMSCNPAIGGIGKGHLVKEVDALGGLMAKAIDQAGIQFRILNASKGPAVRATRAQADRVLYRQAVRTALENQPNLMIFQQAVEDLIVENDRVVGAVTQMGLKFRAKAVVLTVGTFLDGKIHIGLDNYSGGRAGDPPSIPLSRRLRELPLRVGRLKTGTPPRIDARTIDFSVLAQQHGDNPMPVFSFMGNAAQHPQQVPCYITHTNEKTHDVIRSNLDRSPMYAGVIEGVGPRYCPSIEDKVMRFADRNQHQIFLEPEGLTSNEIYPNGISTSLPFDVQMQIVRSMQGMENAKIVRPGYAIEYDFFDPRDLKPTLESKFIQGLFFAGQINGTTGYEEAAAQGLLAGLNAARLSADKEGWAPARSQAYLGVLVDDLCTLGTKEPYRMFTSRAEYRLMLREDNADLRLTEIGRELGLVDDERWARFNEKLENIERERQRLKSTWVTPSAEAAAEVNAHLTAPLSREASGEDLLRRPEMTYEKLTTLTPFSPALTDEQAAEQVEIQVKYEGYIARQQDEIEKQQRNENTLLPATLDYRQVSGLSNEVIAKLNDHKPASIGQASRISGVTPAAISILLVWLKKQGMLRRSA; translated from the coding sequence ATGTTTTATCCGGATCCTTTTGACGTCATCATCATTGGCGGGGGTCATGCAGGCACCGAGGCTGCGATGGCCGCGGCGCGTATGGGTCAACAGACTCTGCTTTTGACACACAATATCGACACTCTGGGGCAGATGAGCTGCAACCCGGCGATCGGCGGTATTGGGAAGGGACATCTGGTAAAAGAAGTGGATGCACTCGGCGGTCTGATGGCGAAAGCGATCGATCAGGCAGGTATCCAGTTTAGGATACTAAACGCCAGCAAAGGGCCGGCGGTTCGCGCTACCCGAGCTCAGGCGGATCGTGTGCTCTATCGTCAGGCGGTACGCACGGCGCTGGAGAACCAACCGAATCTGATGATCTTCCAGCAGGCAGTTGAGGATCTTATTGTCGAAAACGATCGCGTGGTCGGTGCTGTCACCCAAATGGGACTGAAATTCCGTGCCAAAGCCGTCGTGCTCACCGTTGGGACGTTCCTCGACGGTAAAATTCATATCGGTCTGGATAATTACAGCGGTGGCCGTGCTGGTGATCCGCCATCCATTCCGCTTTCTCGCCGTTTGCGTGAACTGCCGCTGCGCGTTGGTCGTCTGAAAACCGGGACGCCGCCGCGTATCGATGCGCGCACTATCGACTTCAGCGTGCTGGCGCAACAGCATGGCGATAACCCAATGCCGGTATTCTCGTTCATGGGCAATGCGGCCCAGCATCCCCAGCAGGTTCCGTGTTATATCACCCATACCAACGAGAAAACCCATGATGTGATCCGCAGTAACCTCGATCGTAGCCCAATGTACGCAGGGGTGATCGAAGGTGTCGGCCCACGCTACTGCCCGTCGATCGAAGACAAAGTCATGCGCTTCGCCGACAGAAATCAGCATCAGATCTTCCTTGAACCGGAAGGGCTGACCTCTAACGAAATTTATCCGAACGGTATCTCCACCAGCCTGCCATTCGATGTGCAGATGCAAATCGTCCGCTCCATGCAGGGTATGGAAAACGCGAAGATCGTGCGTCCGGGTTATGCCATTGAGTATGACTTCTTCGATCCACGCGACCTGAAACCGACGCTGGAGAGTAAGTTTATCCAGGGGCTGTTCTTTGCTGGTCAGATTAACGGCACTACCGGTTACGAAGAAGCCGCTGCGCAAGGTTTGCTGGCCGGTCTTAACGCTGCCCGTCTGTCTGCTGACAAAGAAGGTTGGGCTCCGGCGCGTTCTCAGGCGTATCTCGGCGTACTGGTTGATGACCTGTGCACTTTAGGAACCAAAGAACCGTACCGTATGTTTACCTCCCGCGCAGAATATCGTCTGATGCTGCGCGAAGATAACGCGGATCTGCGTTTGACTGAAATCGGTCGTGAACTGGGTCTGGTAGATGACGAACGCTGGGCGCGCTTTAACGAGAAGCTTGAGAACATCGAGCGTGAGCGTCAGCGTCTGAAATCGACCTGGGTAACCCCGTCAGCGGAAGCTGCAGCCGAAGTGAATGCTCACCTGACTGCGCCGCTTTCCCGTGAAGCCAGCGGTGAAGATCTGCTGCGTCGTCCGGAAATGACTTATGAAAAATTAACCACGCTGACGCCGTTTTCCCCTGCGTTGACAGACGAACAGGCGGCGGAACAGGTTGAGATTCAGGTTAAATACGAAGGTTATATTGCGCGCCAGCAAGATGAGATCGAAAAGCAACAGCGTAACGAGAACACGCTGCTGCCTGCGACGCTGGATTACCGCCAGGTATCTGGTCTGTCTAACGAAGTGATCGCCAAACTTAACGATCACAAACCGGCCTCTATCGGTCAGGCTTCGCGTATTTCTGGCGTCACGCCTGCGGCCATCTCCATTCTGCTGGTGTGGCTGAAAAAACAGGGTATGCTGCGTCGTAGCGCATAA
- the asnA gene encoding aspartate--ammonia ligase, which produces MKTAYIAKQRQISFVKSHFSRQLEERLGLIEVQAPILSRVGDGTQDNLSGCEKAVQVKVKALPDAQFEVVHSLAKWKRQTLGQHDFSVGEGLYTHMKALRPDEDRLSPLHSVYVDQWDWERVMGDGERQFSTLKSTVEAIWAGIKATEAAVSEEFGLAPFLPDQIHFVHSQELLSRYPDLDAKGRERAIAKDLGAVFLVGIGGKLSDGHRHDVRAPDYDDWSTPSELGHAGLNGDILVWNPVLEDAFELSSMGIRVDADTLKHQLALTGDEDRLQLEWHQALLRGEMPQTIGGGIGQSRLTMLLLQLPHIGQVQCGVWPAAVRESVPSLL; this is translated from the coding sequence ATGAAAACCGCTTACATTGCCAAACAACGTCAAATTAGCTTCGTGAAATCTCACTTTTCTCGTCAACTGGAAGAACGCTTAGGGCTGATTGAAGTCCAGGCGCCGATTCTTAGCCGTGTGGGGGATGGCACGCAGGATAACTTGTCGGGCTGTGAAAAAGCGGTACAGGTAAAAGTGAAAGCTCTGCCTGATGCCCAGTTCGAAGTGGTTCATTCACTGGCGAAGTGGAAACGTCAGACATTAGGGCAACACGACTTCAGCGTGGGCGAAGGGCTGTACACGCACATGAAAGCCCTTCGCCCCGATGAAGACCGTCTTTCCCCGCTGCACTCGGTCTATGTTGACCAGTGGGACTGGGAACGCGTAATGGGCGACGGTGAGCGTCAATTCTCCACTCTGAAAAGCACAGTAGAGGCGATCTGGGCGGGAATTAAAGCAACCGAAGCTGCTGTTAGCGAAGAGTTTGGTCTGGCACCGTTCCTGCCGGATCAGATCCACTTCGTACACAGCCAGGAGTTACTGTCTCGTTATCCGGATCTCGATGCCAAAGGGCGTGAGCGGGCGATTGCGAAAGATCTTGGCGCGGTATTCCTCGTCGGGATTGGTGGCAAGCTGAGTGATGGTCATCGCCACGACGTGCGCGCACCGGATTATGATGACTGGAGCACCCCGTCAGAGCTGGGCCATGCGGGTCTGAACGGCGATATTCTGGTATGGAACCCGGTACTGGAAGATGCGTTTGAGCTTTCTTCCATGGGGATCCGCGTGGATGCCGACACGCTGAAGCATCAACTGGCGCTGACCGGTGATGAAGATCGTCTGCAGCTGGAATGGCATCAGGCGCTGCTGCGTGGTGAAATGCCGCAGACCATCGGCGGCGGTATCGGCCAGTCTCGTTTGACCATGCTGCTGCTGCAACTGCCACATATCGGCCAGGTTCAGTGTGGTGTATGGCCAGCAGCCGTTCGCGAGAGCGTCCCTTCTCTGCTGTAA
- the atpI gene encoding F0F1 ATP synthase subunit I, whose translation MSVSLLSRNVARKLLLVQLLVVIASGLLFSLKDPFWGVSALSGGLAVFLPNVFFMIFAWRHQAHTPAKGRVAWTFAFGEAFKVLAMLVLLVVALAVLKAVFLPLIVTWVLVLVVQILAPAVINNKG comes from the coding sequence ATGTCTGTGTCGCTCTTGAGTCGAAACGTTGCTCGGAAGCTTCTGCTCGTTCAGTTACTGGTGGTGATAGCAAGTGGATTGCTGTTCAGCCTCAAAGACCCCTTCTGGGGCGTCTCTGCGTTAAGTGGAGGTCTGGCAGTCTTTCTGCCTAACGTTTTTTTTATGATATTTGCCTGGCGTCACCAGGCGCATACACCAGCGAAAGGCCGGGTGGCCTGGACGTTCGCATTTGGCGAAGCTTTCAAGGTTCTGGCGATGTTGGTGTTACTGGTGGTGGCGTTGGCTGTTTTAAAGGCGGTATTCTTGCCGCTGATCGTTACGTGGGTTTTGGTGCTGGTGGTTCAGATACTGGCACCGGCTGTAATTAACAACAAAGGGTAA
- the viaA gene encoding ATPase RavA stimulator ViaA yields MLTLDTLNVMLAVSEEGLIEEMIIALLASPQLAVFFEKFPRLKAAITDDVPRWREALRSRLKDARVPPELTEEVMCYQQSQLLSTPQFIVQLPQILDLLHRLNSPWAEQARQLVDANSTITQSLHTLFLQRWRLSLIVQATTLNQQLLEEEREQLLSEVQERMTLSGQLEPVLADNNTAAGRLWDMSAGQLKRGDYQLIVKYGEFLNEQPELKRLAEQLGRSREAKSIPRNDAQMETFRTMVREPATVPEQVDGLQQSDDILRLLPPELATLGITELEYEFYRRLVEKQLLTYRLHGESWREKVIERPVVHKDYDEQPRGPFIVCVDTSGSMGGFNEQCAKAFCLALMRIALAENRRCYIMLFSTEIVRYELSGPQGLEHAIRFLSQQFRGGTDLASCFRAIMERLQSREWFDADAVVISDFIAQRLPDDVTSKVKELQRVHQHRFHAVAMSAHGKPGIMRIFDHIWRFDTGMRSRLLRRWRR; encoded by the coding sequence ATGCTAACACTGGATACGCTCAATGTGATGCTGGCCGTCAGCGAAGAGGGATTGATCGAAGAGATGATCATCGCGCTGCTGGCCTCACCGCAGCTGGCGGTCTTCTTTGAAAAATTCCCACGACTGAAGGCGGCAATCACTGATGATGTTCCCCGCTGGCGTGAGGCGCTGCGCAGTCGGCTGAAAGATGCCCGAGTCCCGCCGGAACTCACCGAAGAGGTGATGTGCTATCAGCAAAGCCAGCTTCTCTCCACGCCGCAGTTTATTGTGCAGCTACCGCAGATTCTGGACTTACTGCATCGTCTGAATTCCCCGTGGGCCGAACAAGCCCGACAGCTGGTTGATGCTAACAGCACTATCACTCAGTCATTGCATACGCTTTTTCTCCAGCGTTGGCGCTTAAGCCTGATTGTGCAAGCGACGACCCTGAATCAGCAGTTATTAGAAGAAGAACGCGAACAACTGTTGAGCGAAGTTCAGGAACGCATGACATTAAGCGGACAGCTCGAACCAGTTCTGGCAGATAACAACACCGCAGCCGGTCGTCTGTGGGATATGAGCGCCGGTCAGCTTAAACGCGGCGACTATCAGTTGATTGTGAAATACGGGGAATTTCTTAACGAACAGCCGGAACTGAAACGTCTGGCGGAACAGCTGGGACGTTCGCGGGAGGCCAAATCAATACCCCGCAACGATGCGCAGATGGAAACCTTCCGCACCATGGTGCGCGAACCGGCAACCGTTCCTGAGCAGGTTGATGGCCTGCAACAAAGCGATGATATTTTACGCCTTCTGCCGCCGGAACTGGCGACACTGGGCATCACTGAACTGGAATATGAATTTTATCGTCGGCTGGTGGAAAAACAGTTGCTCACCTATCGTCTGCACGGTGAATCATGGCGTGAAAAAGTGATCGAACGCCCGGTGGTACATAAAGATTACGACGAACAACCGCGTGGACCGTTTATTGTCTGCGTAGATACTTCCGGCTCAATGGGCGGTTTTAATGAGCAGTGTGCGAAAGCGTTCTGTCTGGCCTTGATGCGCATAGCCCTCGCTGAAAATCGACGCTGCTATATTATGTTATTTTCCACCGAGATCGTCCGTTACGAGCTTTCAGGCCCACAAGGTCTTGAACACGCGATCCGCTTTTTAAGTCAGCAGTTTCGTGGCGGCACCGATCTGGCCAGTTGTTTTCGCGCCATTATGGAACGTTTACAAAGTCGGGAATGGTTTGACGCTGATGCGGTGGTGATTTCTGATTTTATCGCCCAGCGGTTGCCTGACGATGTGACGAGTAAAGTGAAAGAGTTGCAGCGGGTACATCAACATCGCTTTCATGCCGTGGCGATGTCGGCACACGGCAAACCCGGCATCATGCGCATTTTCGATCATATCTGGCGCTTTGATACCGGGATGCGAAGCCGCCTGCTCAGACGCTGGCGGCGATAA
- the rsmG gene encoding 16S rRNA (guanine(527)-N(7))-methyltransferase RsmG, which translates to MLNKLSSLLKDAGISLTDHQKNQLIAYVNMLHKWNKAYNLTSVRDPNEMLVRHILDSIVVAPYLQGERFIDVGTGPGLPGIPLSIVRPEAHFTLLDSLGKRVRFLRQVQHELKLENIEPVQSRVEEFPSEPPFDGVISRAFASLNDMVSWCHHLPGEQGRFYALKGQMPEDEIALLPEEYQVESVVKLQVPALDGERHLVVIKANKI; encoded by the coding sequence GTGCTCAACAAACTCTCTTCACTGCTGAAAGACGCAGGAATTTCGCTTACCGATCACCAGAAAAATCAGCTTATTGCCTACGTAAATATGCTGCATAAATGGAATAAGGCGTACAACCTGACCTCGGTCCGCGATCCTAACGAGATGCTGGTACGCCATATTCTCGACAGCATTGTCGTTGCTCCATATCTGCAAGGTGAGCGTTTTATCGATGTGGGAACCGGACCTGGGTTGCCTGGCATACCGCTTTCCATCGTGCGTCCTGAAGCCCATTTCACGCTGCTGGATAGCCTTGGTAAACGCGTGCGTTTCCTCCGTCAGGTGCAACATGAACTGAAACTGGAAAACATTGAACCGGTACAGAGCAGGGTAGAAGAGTTTCCGTCAGAGCCGCCGTTTGATGGCGTAATTAGCCGCGCTTTTGCGTCTTTGAACGATATGGTGAGCTGGTGCCATCATCTTCCTGGTGAGCAAGGCCGTTTTTATGCGTTGAAAGGTCAAATGCCGGAAGATGAAATCGCTTTGTTGCCCGAAGAATATCAGGTCGAATCAGTGGTTAAACTTCAGGTTCCAGCCCTGGATGGCGAACGTCATCTGGTGGTGATTAAAGCAAATAAAATTTAA
- the atpH gene encoding F0F1 ATP synthase subunit delta, with amino-acid sequence MSEFITVARPYAKAAFDFAVEHQSVERWQDMLAFAAEVTKNEQMAELLSGALAPETLAESFIAVCGEQLDENGQNLIRVMAENGRLNALPDVLEQFIHLRAVSEATAEVDVISAAALSEQQLAKISAAMEKRLSRKVKLNCKIDKSVMAGVIIRAGDMVIDGSVRGRLERLADVLQS; translated from the coding sequence ATGTCTGAATTTATTACGGTAGCTCGCCCCTACGCCAAAGCAGCTTTTGACTTTGCCGTCGAACACCAAAGTGTAGAACGCTGGCAGGACATGCTGGCGTTTGCCGCCGAGGTAACCAAAAACGAACAGATGGCAGAGCTTCTCTCTGGTGCACTGGCGCCAGAAACGCTCGCCGAGTCGTTTATCGCAGTTTGTGGTGAGCAACTGGACGAAAACGGTCAGAACCTGATTCGGGTTATGGCTGAAAATGGTCGTCTTAACGCGCTCCCGGATGTTCTGGAGCAGTTTATTCACCTGCGTGCCGTGAGTGAGGCTACCGCTGAGGTAGACGTCATTTCCGCTGCTGCATTGAGTGAACAACAGCTCGCGAAAATTTCTGCTGCGATGGAAAAACGTCTGTCACGCAAAGTTAAGCTGAATTGCAAAATCGATAAGTCTGTAATGGCAGGCGTTATCATCCGAGCGGGTGATATGGTCATTGATGGCAGCGTACGCGGTCGTCTTGAGCGCCTTGCAGACGTCTTGCAGTCTTAA
- the atpE gene encoding F0F1 ATP synthase subunit C produces the protein MENLNMDLLYMAAAVMMGLAAIGAAIGIGILGGKFLEGAARQPDLIPLLRTQFFIVMGLVDAIPMIAVGLGLYVMFAVA, from the coding sequence ATGGAAAACCTGAATATGGATCTGCTGTACATGGCTGCCGCTGTGATGATGGGTCTGGCGGCAATCGGTGCTGCGATCGGTATCGGCATCCTCGGGGGTAAATTCCTGGAAGGCGCAGCGCGTCAACCTGATCTGATTCCTCTGCTGCGTACTCAGTTCTTTATCGTTATGGGTCTGGTGGATGCTATCCCGATGATCGCTGTAGGTCTGGGTCTGTACGTGATGTTCGCTGTCGCGTAG
- the atpB gene encoding F0F1 ATP synthase subunit A, with protein MASENMTPQDYIGHHLNNLQLDLRTFSLVDPHNPPATFWTINIDSMFFSVVLGLLFLVLFRSVAKKATSGVPGKFQTAIELVIGFVNGSVKDMYHGKSKLIAPLALTIFVWVFLMNLMDLLPIDLLPYIAEHVLGLPALRVVPSADVNVTLSMALGVFILILFYSIKMKGIGGFTKELTLQPFNHWAFIPVNLILEGVSLLSKPVSLGLRLFGNMYAGELIFILIAGLLPWWSQWILNVPWAIFHILIITLQAFIFMVLTIVYLSMASEEH; from the coding sequence ATGGCTTCAGAAAATATGACGCCGCAGGATTACATAGGACACCACCTGAATAACCTTCAGCTGGACCTGCGTACATTCTCGCTGGTGGATCCGCATAACCCCCCAGCCACCTTCTGGACAATTAATATTGACTCCATGTTCTTCTCGGTGGTGCTGGGTCTGTTGTTCCTGGTTTTATTCCGTAGCGTAGCCAAAAAGGCAACCAGCGGCGTGCCAGGTAAGTTTCAGACCGCGATTGAGCTGGTGATCGGCTTTGTTAATGGTAGCGTGAAAGACATGTACCATGGCAAAAGCAAGCTGATTGCTCCGCTGGCCCTGACGATCTTCGTCTGGGTGTTCCTGATGAACCTGATGGATTTACTGCCTATCGACCTGCTGCCGTACATTGCTGAACATGTACTGGGTCTGCCTGCACTGCGTGTGGTTCCGTCTGCGGACGTGAACGTAACGCTGTCTATGGCACTGGGCGTATTTATCCTGATTCTGTTCTACAGCATCAAAATGAAAGGCATCGGCGGCTTCACGAAAGAGTTGACGCTGCAGCCGTTCAATCACTGGGCGTTCATCCCTGTCAACTTAATCCTTGAAGGGGTAAGCCTGCTGTCCAAACCAGTTTCACTCGGTTTGCGACTGTTCGGTAACATGTACGCTGGTGAGCTGATTTTCATTCTGATTGCTGGTCTGTTGCCGTGGTGGTCACAGTGGATCCTGAATGTGCCGTGGGCCATTTTCCACATCCTGATCATTACGCTGCAAGCCTTCATCTTCATGGTTCTGACGATCGTCTATCTGTCGATGGCGTCTGAAGAACATTAA